A segment of the Atribacterota bacterium genome:
CTTTGAATTTTGTTTTCTGAGATACTACCTACCGCTAAATCAAATTCCATATTTAATGCCCTAAGTATAAATTGACTCAGCTTTTCTGGTAAAATACCCTGCAATAAAAGGATTACCGGTTTTTGTGAATCGCTTTTCGTTTTTCCCGAGAAATATTTTTTCAATTCTTCACCAGTTAAATCGGGCATAAAATTAATCCTAATTGCGACTTCTTTGTCCTGAGCGAGTGCTTCACTAGCCAGACGACTAAGGGAGAATATGGCTGTCCCCGAGATACCATGTGGTATAAAAAGTAAACCTCCACTTTCGCTTGCCCTTACTTGATTATTCACCAGTAGAGTAATCATTACCTCAGCTAATTTCAATTTATTCAAGAAATTACCATGGACAAGATTGGTAGTTAATTGTACCAAAGAAGGAAATTGTGGCTCCAGGTGATGACCTAATTTTTTCGCCCAACGATAACCGTCTCCAGTGGCGCACAATTGAGGTGCTGCGAAACCACCAGTAGCAAGTACTATTGTGTGCGCATAAAAGGAAGGCGAGTGTTTCAAAATAATTTCAAAGGTAGAACCGATTTTTCTTATTTCCTGAATATCAACACCGGTAATAATTTCTACTTTTAACCGCCTTAGCTCTGCTGCTAACAATTTTTGAATAATAAAGGCTTCTCGGGAATAGGGAAACGCCCTACCTTCATGGTCAATATAAAATTTTAGACCAAGTTTTTCAAAAAACTCCCTGGTCCTGGAAAAATCAAACCCTGTTAAGGCAGGCAGAACAAATTCCGAGAAGCAGCTATGATAGTGAGATAAATTAAGATTAATATTGGTAAGATTACCTTTACCATCACCTGTGACCGAAATCTTTCCTCCTATATGATTTTTCCTTTCCAATAGTAAAACTTTAATTCCCCTATTAGCCGCAGTTATGGCTGCCATTATTCCAGCTGGACCTGCTCCAATAATTACCAAGGGTCTGATAGGATTCATTGCCTTTCTCTTTTTCTCTTTTCCTTACTAATAATATAATCTAAAATTTCAGCTCCTTTTAGAATCACATCAAAGCACTTCTTTTCTTCTGTACGATACTTATCTTTTAATGGTTTACAATCAAAATCACCTAATTTTTTAGTATAAAGTTCGAATAATTCTTTACATATATCTTTAATTTCAGGGTTTTGGTGAGCATGATCTTTCACAAACAGGTAGCCGAGCACCATAACAGAAGCAGTTACTACACCACACACATTTTCAGTACCCATTCCTCCTCCAAAGGCAGCAGATAATCTCAAGCAATCCCTAGATAAACCAAGATTATAAACTTGATTCGCCCCGTAAAGAATGGTCTCAGCACAATTAAGATCATTTTTAGGATAAAAACCCTGTTCAATCAGTTCCTTTAATGTCATTTCTTCTCTTACTCCTTATTTGTCTCTATTGTTCTAATTTTCTATAAATGCTGTTTTATTAAATACCTTAATTTAATATAGAAATATGGATTATTCAAACTCCTTTAACATCTCATAAAACTCTTCTTCTTTTCCCTTTAAAATATGGTAGCAATGTTCATCTGAGGGGAAGACACCGGTTTTTACTTCTTTCACATATTCCTTAAAGGCATTTATTTCCACTTCTGCTACATTGGCATATTTTTTGACAAACTTAGGGGTGAAGGCCTGGAAGAGACCGAGCATATCTCCACAGATTAATAGCTGTCCATCACAAGGTCCTCCGGCACCTATGCCATAAACAGGAATAGCGAGCTTTTTGGTTAGGAAGGTGGTTAGCTCTGGTGGAACAGCCTCTAAGAGCAGGGCATAGGCTCCTGCTTCCTGGATAGAAAGGGCATCTTTAATCAGCTCCCGGGCGCTCGCTGCATCCCGGCCTTGTGCTTTAAAACCACCTAACTGACCTGAACTTTGTGGAGTTAAGCCGATATGTCCCATGACTAAGATACCAGCATCAGCAATAGCTTTAATCTGGTTACAGACTCTTTGTCCCCCTTCTAATTTTACGGCATCCATATCCGCTTCTTTTAAGAAACGGCCGGCATTCCTTACCGCCTCTTCACAGGAGACCTGATAAGAAAGAAAGGGCATATCACCGATACAGAAGGTATGGGGTGCACCACGCCGGACTGCCTGGCAATGAGAGATGCAGTCCTCCATGGTAACCGGAACAGTACCCTGATAGCCCAAGACTACCATACCCAGCGAATCACCTACCAGGATCATATCCATAGCAGCCTGTTCGGCAAAAGAGGCCATTGGGAAATCATAAGCGGTAATCCACGCTACCTGTTCTCCTTTCTTTTTCATCTCCAAGAAATCTAGACGGGTTTTCTTATTAGCCATATCTGAAACCTCCTCCTTTTTTTATTTTGTTATCAGGATTTGATTTTACTATTTACTATTTTATTATATCTTATTTGCCATTAGAAATTAAGCTTACCAGTTTATCCAGATCCAGGTTTCCTCCACTAAGGATAGCCACGGTTTTCTTGTTTTTTATACTAAACTTGTCAGCCATAATAGCTGCAACAGAAACTGCTCCTGATGGCTCCACTAATAACTTTGCTCTCTCTAACAGAAAAACCACTGCTTTTTTAATTTCATCTTCATTAACCAGCACAATATCATCAACATATTTTTGAACTATTTGAAATGGTTTTTCTCCAGGTTTCTTTAAAGCCAATCCATCAGCAATGGTATCAACATGCTCTTTCTCCACAATCCTATTTTCCTGCAGGGAAAGCCACATAGCATTAGCATTTAAAGGTTCCACACCGATAATCTTTACCTTAGGATTTTTCTCTTTTATGGCCAGGGCAATACCAGAAATAAAAGCTCCACCTCCCACCGGACAAAAAATTGTCTCAGCATCCGGTTTCTCTTTTAAAATCTCCAGCCCAATCGTTCCATGACCGGCAATTAAATCTTCATCTTCAAAAGGACTTAAAAAGGTTAATCCTTCCTGCTGGGCAATTTCTCTTGCCTTAGTGGCTACATCATTAGAATTTTTTCCAAAGATTACCACTTCCGCTCCATATCCTTTAGTGGCATCTATTTTAATGGGAGAGGCCTGTTCTGCCATAACAATAACTGATCTTATATTAAATAAGCGAGCAGCATAAGCCACTGCTTGGGCCCAATTACCAGCTGAACAGGTTACCACACCTCTATTCTTCTCTTTCTTAATTAAGTTCATCATTACATTCATCGCTCCACCAAGCTTGAAGGAACCGGTAAGCTGTAAGTTTTCTGGTTTGAAAAATACCTGACTATTGGTCATACTGCTCAAGGTACCTGAGTATTGCAAGAAGGTAGGATTTTTATATTTCGTTATTTTTTCATAAGCCTGGACAATGTCTGTATAGTCCAACATTTAACCACCTCTATATTATGTTTTTATTTATTTAAGAAATCAATGGCAAACTGGGCATATAAAGATGTTCCAACTGATAAAACATCTTCATCAATATTAAACTGTTTATGGTGATGAGGAAAGATAATATCTTTATCTTTATTAGCCGTCCCCAGAAATGCAATGACACCAGGTACTCTATGAAGGAAAAAGGAGAAATCTTCTGTGGCAGTAGTCTTATGATAGGGAATAATTATATTATCTCCATATAATTTAGTTAAGCTCGTCTGAGCAATTTTAGAAATCATAGGATCATTGACGCAGGGCATCGCCCCTTCTATATATTCAAGTTCAGCCTGGGCATTAAATGAAGAGGCAGTATGTTTTATAATTCTTTCCATGAGCAAGGGAAATTTTTTTTGGAGATGATAATTAAAGCTTCGGGTAGTTCCTTCAATTACTACCTGATCAGAAATAACATTAAAGTTACCGCCTCCCTTAATTTTTCCTATACTTATTACTGCCGGTTCCCGGGGATCGACTTCCCGGCTAATAATAGTTTGTAAATTCATGATTATAGCTGAAGACGCTACAATGGCATCGATACCCATATGGGGCATCGCACCATGACTTCCTTTTCCTGTTACCGTAATTTTGAATCGATCTCCTGCCGCAAAGCGAGGACCCGCTTCCAGAGAAAACTTTCCGGAAGGAAGGTCAGACCAGATATGAATAGCTAAAATCGAGTCGACTCCTTCTAATACCCCCTCCTCTAACATCTTTTTAGCTCCCTGGATAAGCTCTTCTGCCGGTTGGAATATTAATTTGACTGTTCCCTCAAACTGGTCTTTTAATTCCCATAAAATTTTGGCAGCAACTAAAAGCATAGCAGTATGACCATCGTGTCCACAAGCATGCATGACACCATCCTTTTGGGAGCGGTAAGACACATTGTTTACTTCCTGAACTGGCAAAGCATCCATATCTGCCCTTAGAGCAACTACCTTTTTACCTTCTCTTCCTTTAATTAATCCTACAACTCCTGTATCGGCAACTCTTTTTCCTTCAATCCCTATTTTCTTTAATTCTTCTTTAACTCTGTTAGAAGTTTTAACCTCTTGCCAGCTGAGTTCCGGATTTTGATGAAATTCTCTTCTTAAAGCAATAATTTCCTTCTGGTATTTTTCTGATAATTCCCTAACATTCATCTTGTTTTCTCCTGGCGATATCTACTCATTAATTCTTTACAGCAATAGCATCGGTTTCAATTAAAACATCTGGAGGAAAAACTTTCACTATTTTTTTACTCCTGTTCTTTTTTAAAGAATGAAATGTGATTAATTCATGATAATCCAACTAAATATTATTCCATTAAATTCAATTTTGCAAGAGATGCTCTACCACTAACATTTTTTGTTGATTATTTAAAAATTGCAAAACAGACATCTAAAGTTATAAACTTGTAGCAAATAGATTCGGTTTACTCTTAACTATTAAAACATTCGTATGACTAGAACAAGATTAGCCTTTTAAAAACTTTGCTTTTATCCTTGTTCCCTCTGTATCTTTTTATTATAATGTAAGACATAATTTAAATCAGTTGACCATAAAACAATCAGGTACCCTTTTTTGCAACAAAGGAAGAAAAAAGGAAATAGAGGTAATTAAGAATAATCATGAAATATATTAGCACCAGGGACAATATTAAAGCAGTCTCCGGGATTGAGGCAATTAAAAGTGGAATGGTGCCCCAGGGGGGGCTTTTTATACCGAAAGAAATTCCAGCTATTTCTCACCAACAACTTGACAGCTGGATGAATTTATCATATACCCAATTAGCTCAGAAGATTTTTCAATTATTCTTAGCTGATGATTTTTCTGAAAAGGAAATCACCCAGATAGTTCATCAAGCCTACCATAAAGAAAACTTTACAACCGAAGAAATCACACCACTTACCAGATTGAATGATCAATTATTTTTGCTGGAGCTTTTTCATGGACCAACCGGTGCCTTCAAAGATATAGCCCTACAAGCGCTCCCCCTTATTTTATCTTTGATTATAAAAAAACTTTCTATCAATAATCAGCTATTGATACTGGTAGCTACCTCCGGTGATACCGGTAAGGCAGCCTTGGAAGGATTTAAAAATATACCAGGGATTCAGATCGTAGTTTATTTTCCCTTTCAAAAGGTGAGCAGAGTCCAGGAATGGCAAATGCTTACTACTGAAGGGAATAATACCCATGTCATTGCTCTAGAGGGTAATTTTGATGATTGTCAAAATGCGGTAAAACAAATCTTTACTGATGCGGATTTTTGCCGTATGCTGGAGAAAAAAGGATTTGAATTTTCTTCTGCTAACTCCATCAATTGGGGGCGACTCTTCCCGCAAATAGTTTACTATTTCTATGCTTATCTATATCTTTTACGGAAAAAGCATATTCGGCATAATGAAACAATCAATTTTGTAGTACCGACCGGAAATTTTGGTAATATCCTAGCAGCCTGGTATGCTAAAGAAATGGGTTTGCCTATAGAAAAATTAATTTGTGCTTCAAATATCAATAAGGTGCTGACAGACTTCTTTAATTCAGGAGTCTATGATATAAATAGACCACTGGTCACCACTATCAGTCCTTCTATGGATATACTTATTTCTAATAATTTAGAAAGATTTCTTTTTGAGATTTCAGGTCGTCAGGGTGAATTCATTGTTAAATTGATGAAGGATCTTCGGGAAAAGGGAATGTTTATTCTGGAAGAATCGTTAAAAAACAAGATGAGGGAAATAATTTTTGCTAGCTTTGCCGATGAAACTGAAACATTATCCACTATTAAATCAGTATATCACGAGTATCATTACCTTGTTGATCCGCATACTGCAGTAGGGATAAAAGTATTTACTGGCTATCAAAGAATAAGTACCCAAAAAACCAAAACAGTTATCACTGCCACTGCAACACCCTTTAAATTTAATAAGGCTGTTTTAACTGCCTTAATAGGAGAAGTCAGAGACCATAAGAAAGAAGAATTTATTCTGTTGCAGAAGTTAAGTAACTATACGGATCTTCCTATACCTGCTATGCTCAGGGATTTGGATAAAAAGCCAATCAAAAAACAATTCATTTGCCCCAAAGATAAAGTCCAGCAATGTTTATTGGAGATATTAAAAATAGAATAACAATTATTAAGACTACCTATGTTCCTTTGTTTTTATCATACTGATGTTTAATCACTTCTCCTTCTACCATAAATACCACATCTTCACAGATATTGGTAGCATGATCTCCCATTCGTTCTAAATCTAAAGCAAGAGAGATTAAATGGAAAGACCTCTCTATAGTAGCTGGATCGGAGCTCATAAAAGTAAGGAGTTCCCTGATTATCTGATCTCTTAAGGCATTTACTATCTTATCCCGCTGAAATACCTCTCGGGCAAGTAGGGAGTCATTTTCAATAAAGGCATTTACACTTCCTTTTATCATACCCTGGACAATATCAGCCATTCTGGGAATATCAATATATGGTTTTACCTGCGGTCTCTCAATAAGAAAAAGGGCGCTTCGAGACATACTTGCCGATAGATCCCCGATTCTTTCCAAATCTCTATTAATTTCTAACATCATCAGGATAGTCCTTAAATCAACAGCCATGGGTTGGAATTGAGCAAGAATCCAGATACATTTTTCATCCAAATTAATTTCATATCGGTCTGTCTTTGGTTCATCCTTTTCCATGACCTCCAGGAGATAATCCTTTTCCTTTTCCAAAAGCCCTTTAACTACTTTTGCCACCATATTTTCAGCTAGAGTAGCGTATTCTATTAATTCCCGTTTTAATAGTCTGATGCGTTCTTCTAACATCATTGTCCCTCATTTTTAATACTAAACATAGCACTCAATAGAAAGATTATAACAATGACTTCTTTAATTTAACCAAATTTACCAGTTAGATAAGCCTCAGTCATCCTATTCCTGGGAATAGTAAACAATTTTTCCGTCTCACCAAATTCAATTAATTCTCCCAGGTATAAAAATGCTGTATAATCTGACACCCGAGCAGCTTGTTGCATATTGTGAGTTACAATAACTATAGTATACTCCTTCTTTAGCCCTGTTATCAGTTCTTCAATCTTTTGAGTAGAGATAGGATCCAGGCTGGCACAAGGTTCATCAAATAATAATACTTCTGGAGCAACTGCCAGACAACGAGCAATGCAGAGGCGTTGTTGTTGTCCTCCTGATAATCCTAAAGCGCTTTCATTAAGACGATCTTTTACTTCTTCCCAGATGGCAGCTTTTTTTAAAGATTGTATCACAATTTCTTCTTTCTTTCTCCTATCTCTAATGCCGTTGACTTCTAATCCATAGCTAACGTTATCAAAAATACTTTTGGGAAAAGGATTTGGTTTTTGAAATACCATTCCTACTCTACGTCGAATTTCTACTACATCAGTTTTGGGATCATTAATGTCTTCTTTATCTAAGAGGATAACTCCTTCCAGCCTGCCTATGGGAACCAAGTCATTCATTCTATTAAACATTCTAATTAAAGTAGTTTTACCACAACCTGAAGGGCCAATAATAGCGGTAATCCTTTTTTTAAAGATACCAAGATTAATTTTTTTTAATACCTGATTCTGACCGTAATAAAAGGAAAGATCCTTTACTTCTATCTTAGTTTTAGATTCCATAATAAGTATGACCCCTCTGTCTCTGTCTCAACATAATGGCCAGAGTAGACATTGATAGAACCAAAATTAATAATATAAGAGCACATCCATAAGCGATTCTGGTTTGAACTTCTGGATGTACCCCTTCTGTCATCAAGGCATAGATATGATAAGGTAAAGCCATTACTTCAGAGAAGATGGAATTAGGGTATCCACGGGTATAGAAAGTGGCAGCGGTAAACATAATTGGTGCAGTTTCACCAGCAACCCTGCCAATACTCAGTATTATACCGGTTAAGATACCAGGTAAAGCACTGGGTAAAACCACTTTTCTTATTGTTTCCCATAAAGTAGCACCCAGAGCCAGTGATGCCTCCCGATATGATTGAGGTACCGCTAAAAGTGCTTCCTGTGTTGCGGAAATAATACCTGGTAATATCATGATCCCTAGAGTCAAAGAACCAGATAAGATGGATACTCCAAATCCTAAATATTTGACAAAGACAGCTAATCCAAACAAACCAAATACTACTGAGGGCACTCCTGCTAAATTATTAATACTAATTCTAATTATATTAATAACAACACTCTGTGGGCTGTATTCACTTAAATATATGGCACAAGATACTCCCAGGGGAATAGCAAAAATCATGGCTCCCAAGGTAAGATAAAAAGTTCCCACAATAGCCGGAGCTACTCCGCCAGCAGTCATAGATCTTTTAGGCACCTGAGTCAGGAATTCGTAGGATAATACACCAACTCCCTGAACTATTACGAAATATAAAATTAAACCTAAAAAAAAGATTGTAATCAAGATACAAAGAAAGAGCAAAAAAAATCCAAATTGCTGTTTAATCTTATTATTCATAATTTTACCTTCCCAGACCTAATTTTAAGCGATAGCGCCGACTGACTATTTCAGCAATAATATTGAACAATAAGGTAATCAAAAACAAAACCAAGCCAATGGCAAATAATGCATGGTAATGGATACTGCCCACCACTGCCTCTCCCATCTCTGCAGCAATAGTAGCAGTCATAGGTCTTACCGGTTGAAAGAAAGAAGTGGGGATAATTGCCGCTCCGCCAGTAACCATCAAGACGGTCATGGTTTCCCCAATTGCCCTACTCATACCCAGTATAATTCCTGTAGAAATCCCCGAACCAGCTGCTGGGATAATTATCCTGGTTAGGGTTTGCCATCTATTACCTCCTAAAGCTAAAGAAGCTTCACGATAACTCTGAGGTACAAAACTTAAAGCATCTTCAGAAATACTGCACACAGTAGGAGTAGCCATAATTCCTAATATCAAACTACCGGTAAAGGCAGTCTGTCCTACCGGAAGGTGAAAGATTTTTTGTAAATAGGGTGCAACCAGAACCATACCAAAAAATCCATAAACAATAGAAGGTATGCTGGCTAAGATTTCAATGATAGGTTTCAAGATAGCCTTCTGCCAATGATTAGCTAATTCATTGATAAAAAGTGCACTGCCTACACCTAATGGTACACATATCATTACCGCCCCAATGGTGACCAGGAAAGAAGCCATAATTAAAGGAAGAATAC
Coding sequences within it:
- the pstC gene encoding phosphate ABC transporter permease subunit PstC, whose amino-acid sequence is MYKEKEKIIRWVFSILAFFSLFFLVGITITLFTSGLPVFREKGILEFILGKEWYPTYNPPNFGILPLIMASFLVTIGAVMICVPLGVGSALFINELANHWQKAILKPIIEILASIPSIVYGFFGMVLVAPYLQKIFHLPVGQTAFTGSLILGIMATPTVCSISEDALSFVPQSYREASLALGGNRWQTLTRIIIPAAGSGISTGIILGMSRAIGETMTVLMVTGGAAIIPTSFFQPVRPMTATIAAEMGEAVVGSIHYHALFAIGLVLFLITLLFNIIAEIVSRRYRLKLGLGR
- the phoU gene encoding phosphate signaling complex protein PhoU, with product MMLEERIRLLKRELIEYATLAENMVAKVVKGLLEKEKDYLLEVMEKDEPKTDRYEINLDEKCIWILAQFQPMAVDLRTILMMLEINRDLERIGDLSASMSRSALFLIERPQVKPYIDIPRMADIVQGMIKGSVNAFIENDSLLAREVFQRDKIVNALRDQIIRELLTFMSSDPATIERSFHLISLALDLERMGDHATNICEDVVFMVEGEVIKHQYDKNKGT
- the panB gene encoding 3-methyl-2-oxobutanoate hydroxymethyltransferase; translated protein: MANKKTRLDFLEMKKKGEQVAWITAYDFPMASFAEQAAMDMILVGDSLGMVVLGYQGTVPVTMEDCISHCQAVRRGAPHTFCIGDMPFLSYQVSCEEAVRNAGRFLKEADMDAVKLEGGQRVCNQIKAIADAGILVMGHIGLTPQSSGQLGGFKAQGRDAASARELIKDALSIQEAGAYALLLEAVPPELTTFLTKKLAIPVYGIGAGGPCDGQLLICGDMLGLFQAFTPKFVKKYANVAEVEINAFKEYVKEVKTGVFPSDEHCYHILKGKEEEFYEMLKEFE
- a CDS encoding threonine/serine dehydratase, with protein sequence MLDYTDIVQAYEKITKYKNPTFLQYSGTLSSMTNSQVFFKPENLQLTGSFKLGGAMNVMMNLIKKEKNRGVVTCSAGNWAQAVAYAARLFNIRSVIVMAEQASPIKIDATKGYGAEVVIFGKNSNDVATKAREIAQQEGLTFLSPFEDEDLIAGHGTIGLEILKEKPDAETIFCPVGGGAFISGIALAIKEKNPKVKIIGVEPLNANAMWLSLQENRIVEKEHVDTIADGLALKKPGEKPFQIVQKYVDDIVLVNEDEIKKAVVFLLERAKLLVEPSGAVSVAAIMADKFSIKNKKTVAILSGGNLDLDKLVSLISNGK
- the pstB gene encoding phosphate ABC transporter ATP-binding protein PstB: MESKTKIEVKDLSFYYGQNQVLKKINLGIFKKRITAIIGPSGCGKTTLIRMFNRMNDLVPIGRLEGVILLDKEDINDPKTDVVEIRRRVGMVFQKPNPFPKSIFDNVSYGLEVNGIRDRRKKEEIVIQSLKKAAIWEEVKDRLNESALGLSGGQQQRLCIARCLAVAPEVLLFDEPCASLDPISTQKIEELITGLKKEYTIVIVTHNMQQAARVSDYTAFLYLGELIEFGETEKLFTIPRNRMTEAYLTGKFG
- the pstA gene encoding phosphate ABC transporter permease PstA; protein product: MNNKIKQQFGFFLLFLCILITIFFLGLILYFVIVQGVGVLSYEFLTQVPKRSMTAGGVAPAIVGTFYLTLGAMIFAIPLGVSCAIYLSEYSPQSVVINIIRISINNLAGVPSVVFGLFGLAVFVKYLGFGVSILSGSLTLGIMILPGIISATQEALLAVPQSYREASLALGATLWETIRKVVLPSALPGILTGIILSIGRVAGETAPIMFTAATFYTRGYPNSIFSEVMALPYHIYALMTEGVHPEVQTRIAYGCALILLILVLSMSTLAIMLRQRQRGHTYYGI
- a CDS encoding NAD(P)/FAD-dependent oxidoreductase produces the protein MNPIRPLVIIGAGPAGIMAAITAANRGIKVLLLERKNHIGGKISVTGDGKGNLTNINLNLSHYHSCFSEFVLPALTGFDFSRTREFFEKLGLKFYIDHEGRAFPYSREAFIIQKLLAAELRRLKVEIITGVDIQEIRKIGSTFEIILKHSPSFYAHTIVLATGGFAAPQLCATGDGYRWAKKLGHHLEPQFPSLVQLTTNLVHGNFLNKLKLAEVMITLLVNNQVRASESGGLLFIPHGISGTAIFSLSRLASEALAQDKEVAIRINFMPDLTGEELKKYFSGKTKSDSQKPVILLLQGILPEKLSQFILRALNMEFDLAVGSISENKIQSIIDNIINFYLPITGTQSWKYAQVTCGGISVKEVNSKTMESKIVSNLYFAGEILDVDGDCGGYNLQWAWSSGYLAGKSAADKA
- a CDS encoding M20 family metallopeptidase — its product is MNVRELSEKYQKEIIALRREFHQNPELSWQEVKTSNRVKEELKKIGIEGKRVADTGVVGLIKGREGKKVVALRADMDALPVQEVNNVSYRSQKDGVMHACGHDGHTAMLLVAAKILWELKDQFEGTVKLIFQPAEELIQGAKKMLEEGVLEGVDSILAIHIWSDLPSGKFSLEAGPRFAAGDRFKITVTGKGSHGAMPHMGIDAIVASSAIIMNLQTIISREVDPREPAVISIGKIKGGGNFNVISDQVVIEGTTRSFNYHLQKKFPLLMERIIKHTASSFNAQAELEYIEGAMPCVNDPMISKIAQTSLTKLYGDNIIIPYHKTTATEDFSFFLHRVPGVIAFLGTANKDKDIIFPHHHKQFNIDEDVLSVGTSLYAQFAIDFLNK
- the thrC gene encoding threonine synthase; the encoded protein is MKYISTRDNIKAVSGIEAIKSGMVPQGGLFIPKEIPAISHQQLDSWMNLSYTQLAQKIFQLFLADDFSEKEITQIVHQAYHKENFTTEEITPLTRLNDQLFLLELFHGPTGAFKDIALQALPLILSLIIKKLSINNQLLILVATSGDTGKAALEGFKNIPGIQIVVYFPFQKVSRVQEWQMLTTEGNNTHVIALEGNFDDCQNAVKQIFTDADFCRMLEKKGFEFSSANSINWGRLFPQIVYYFYAYLYLLRKKHIRHNETINFVVPTGNFGNILAAWYAKEMGLPIEKLICASNINKVLTDFFNSGVYDINRPLVTTISPSMDILISNNLERFLFEISGRQGEFIVKLMKDLREKGMFILEESLKNKMREIIFASFADETETLSTIKSVYHEYHYLVDPHTAVGIKVFTGYQRISTQKTKTVITATATPFKFNKAVLTALIGEVRDHKKEEFILLQKLSNYTDLPIPAMLRDLDKKPIKKQFICPKDKVQQCLLEILKIE
- a CDS encoding C-GCAxxG-C-C family (seleno)protein yields the protein MTLKELIEQGFYPKNDLNCAETILYGANQVYNLGLSRDCLRLSAAFGGGMGTENVCGVVTASVMVLGYLFVKDHAHQNPEIKDICKELFELYTKKLGDFDCKPLKDKYRTEEKKCFDVILKGAEILDYIISKEKRKRERQ